From the Thermus brockianus genome, the window GAAACGGCTCTGGAAGTTGCTGATGAAGGGAAGGGTCTTGGGCGTTATGGCCACGCCCGGGGCCAGGGTGTTCAGCGTGGCCACATAAGCCCCCAGTCCGTCTGTGGCCTGGAGCCACGTTTCCTGCTGGGCTTCCACATTGATTCCCACGGGGGCGGCGGGGATCTTGAGCCTACCCCAGTCCCGGCCAAAAGGTACCCCTACGGGCCCCGAGAGGACCGTGTAGATCACCTGGGCTTGGGCCCGCTGGATGGCGGTGAGCTCAGGCGTGACGTCCGTGGCCGTGGCCGAGGGCCGCCAGACCCCCACCACCTCGGCCCCGTACCCTTGGGGGGGTGGGGCGGCGATGAGGCGGCTTGCCGTTTCCACCAGGGGATCGGCCCAGGCGGCCCGTTCGGCCAGGATGGCCACCTTGGGCTTGGGCAGGTTGAGCTGTTGGCGCATCGCCTGCACCACCTCTCCTAAGAGGAGCAGGGAGGTGCGTGCCAGGTCGCTGGATTTGTTGGGGCTCACGCGGAAAAGGTACTTGAAGCGCTCGTAGTTGCGATCCACCCGGCCAGCGAGGATGCCGTCTAGGGCGGCACCCGTGATGAGGAAAGGCTTCTTGTAGTCCGCCGCTACCTCGGTCATGGCCAGGACAGCTTCGCTGCGAAAGCCCCCGATGAGGAAGTCCACCCTTTGGGCCGTGATGGCCCGTTCCACGGCGGTGGCAGCATCCGTCACGCTGGTGATCTCGTTGGTGTCCACGCGAACGAGCTCAATTCGGAACGCCCGGCCGCCCACCACCACCCCGCCTTCCCGGTTGATCTCCTCCGCCGCTAGGGTGGCCCCGTACCACGTGTGCTCCCCTTGAACGAACGCCATAGGGCCCACCACGCCCACGCGAATGACCTGGGCGAAGGCGGACCCCCCAGGGTGGCCAGCAACACCAAGAGGCTTGTCTTGGTCCAGCTACGCCCCATCAGCCTCCCTCCCTTCCACCGGTGGGGCGCGCCTAAGTAAGCCTGCTAGGTGTAGACCCTGGCCCGCATGGAAAGCGCGCCCGAACTTACCGACCGGTTGGTTATCATGCTAATCTGCCCCCTCCGCCCCTGTCAAGTCCACCCGGGCTTGTCCGGGGTACACCCCAGAGGCGGGGGGAACACCCGCAACGGGGATAGGGCCCACCCCCTCCGACCCACGCCCGCACCGCCGGGGCCCATGGCCGGCACCTTGCAGAACTTCCCGCAGGTGGTCTAGCACCCTTTGGGTCAAGCTTGACAAAAGCGAAGGGATAAGGCTATCGTGGAACTTACCGACCGGTCGGTGACCTATGGTGACCACCACGAAAGTGCGCATCCTCGAGGAGGCCGCCAAACTCTTCACCGAGAAGGGTTACGAGGCCACGAGCGTCCAGGACGTCGCCCAAGCCCTGGGCCTTTCCAAAGCGGCCCTCTACCACCACTTCCGGAGCAAGGAGGAGATCCTTTTGGCCATCAGCCTCCAGGCCCTGGAGGGCCTGGTGCGGGCCGGGGAGGAGGCCCTGGCCCACCCGGACCCGAAAGAGGCGCTTCTCCGCTTCATGGAGGCCCATGCCCGCTACTTTGAGGAGAACTACCCCTTCTTCGTCACCATGCTCCAGGGCATAAAAAGCCTCTCCCCGGAAAACCGGGCCCTCACCAACCGGCTTCGGGACCGGCACGAGGCGAACCTTAGGGCCATCCTTCGGCGGGGCGTGGAAGCGGGCGTCTTCCGCCCCGTGGACGTGGCCCTGACGGGCCGGGCGGTGCTCTCCCTCCTCAACTGGATGATCCGCTGGTTCCGCCCGGGAGGGCCCATGCGGGCGGTGGAGGTGGCCCGCGCCTATCACGACCTGATCCTTAGGGGGTTAGAGGATGGAAGTACCCGAGCACAAGGAGCTTAGGGCCTTGGCCCGCCGCTTCCTGGAGGAGGCGGCCCCGGCCCTGAGGGAGTACGAGGAGAAGGAGGCCTTCCCCTGGCCCTTGGTGCGGCGTATGGGGGAGCTGGGCTTCCTAGGCGTTTTCGTCCCCGAGGACCTGGGCGGGGCGGGGCTGGACTTCTTCGCCTACCTTGCCCTTTTGGAGGAGATGGGAGGCTACGCCTCCTTGCGCTCCATCCTCTCCGTGCAGCAGAGCCTGGTCCTCACCCCTCTCCTCACCTACGGCACGGAGACGCAAAAGAAGCGGTATGTACCCCTCCTCGCCCGAGGAGAGGTCCTTGGCGCCTTCGGCCTTACCGAGCCCGAGGCGGGGTCGGATGCCGCAAGCCTCCGCACCCGGGCCTATAGGGACGGCGACCATTACATCTTGGAAGGCCAGAAGACCTTTATCTCCCACGGCAACGTGGCCGAGGTCTTCCTCATCTTCGCCAAGACGGACCCCGACAAGGGGGCCAAGGGCATCACCTGCTTCCTGGTGGAGCGGCAGGATGGGGTGCGCACGAGCCCCTTGAAGGGGAAGCTCGGCCTGAGGGCGGCGGACACGGGCATGGTCTTCCTGGACGGGGTGCGGGTGCCCAAGGAGCGGGTGTTGGGCCAGGAAGGGGAGGGCTTTAGGATCGCCCTTTCCACCTTGGACACGGGCCGCATCTCCTTGGCGGCGGGGGCGGTGGGGCTCATGGGGCGGGCGTTGGCGCTTTCCCTTGCCTATGTGAAGGAGAGGCGGCAGTTTGGCCGGCCCATCGCCGGTTTCCAACTGGTCCAGGAGCACCTGGCGGAGATGAAGCTGGATCTGGAGGCCTCGAGGCTCCTCACCTACCAGGCGGCCTGGAAAAAGGTCAAGGGGGAGCCCTACACCCTAGAGGCCAGCCTCGCCAAGCTCTACGCCTCCGAGGCCGCCAACCGGGTGGCCTACCGGGCCATCCAGGTCCACGGCGGCTACGGCTTCTTTGAGGAGTACGAGGTGGCCAGGCTCTACCGGGACGCCCGCATCCTGACCCTCTACGAGGGGACAAGCGAGGTGCAGAAGCTCATCATTGGGGCGCACCTCACGGGAACGAAGGCTTTTGACCCAGGGAGGTGAGGGTGGTATGCGGCTTTGGCGGCTTTTGGCGCTAGGCATGGCCCTCCTGGGCCTGGCCTTGGCCCAGGTGCGGGAGGGGGTGGACCTCGGGGTGCTCCAGGCCTTCAAGGCCCGCCTCGAGGCGGAGGTAGCCCAGGGCCGGCTCCCCGGCGCGGTGGTCCTGGTGGCACGGAACGGCCAGGTGGTCTTCCACGAGGCGGTGGGCTACCTGGACCCCAAGGCGCGGACCCCCATGGCCAAGGAGGCCATCTTCCGCATCTACTCCATGACGAAGCCCTTGACCTCGGTTCTCGCCCTACAGCTCGTGGAGGAGGGGCGGCTTTTCCTCACGGACCCCCTTGCCCTCTACCTCCCCGAGTTCCGGGAGATACGGGTGGGGGTGGAGCGGGCAGGCCCCGAAGGAAGGCCGGTGCTGGAGCTTGCGCCGTCCCAAAGGCCCATCACCCTCTACGACCTCCTGCGCCACACCTCGGGCATCACCTACGGCATCTTCTTTGACTCCCTGGTGAAGCAGGAGTACCGCAAGGTAAACGCCGACGCCCTGGACCAGACCCGGGAGGAGTTTTTGGCCAAGCTCGCCCGCCTTCCCCTCCAGTTCCAGCCTGGCACCCTCTGGGAGTACGGCAACTCCACGGACCTTCTCGGCCACCTCCTGGAAAGGGTCACGGGCAAGAGCCTCGCCGAACTCATGGAGGAAAGGATCTTCCGGCCCTTGGGCATGGTGGATAGCGGCTTCCAGGTGCCCCCGGAAAAGTGGGGCCGTGTTGCGGAACCTCCCGAGCGGGATCCCTTCACGGGAACCCCTACCCCCCTTCCCCTGAACGTGCGGGAGGCGCCCAAGCGCTATTCCGGCGGGGCAGGCGCCGTGGCCACAGCCCAGGACTACCACCGCTTTCTGCAGGCCCTGTTGAACGGCGGGGAGTTTGGGGGACGGCGCATCCTCTCCCGCAAGGGGGTGGAGCTCCTCACCCAGGACCACCTGGGTCCCCTCTACCTTCCCTCCCTACAACGGGGGGCCCCTTACCTCCCCGGCTTCGGGTACGGCTTCGGCCTGGGGGTGGCGGTGCGCCTCGAGGACGGGGGAAGCCCCTTGCCCGGCTCCAAGGGGGATTATTACTGGGCGGGGCTTTTTGGCACCTACTTCTTCGTGGACCCCAAGGAACGCCTCATCGGCGTTTTCATGATGCAGAACCCCGGGGGGCGCACCTATTACGCCGGGCTTTTCCGGAACGCCGTTTACGCCAGCCTGCGCTGATGGGGAGGCTCTCGGACAAAACCGTGCTCGTGACCGGAGCGGCCCATGGCATCGGCCGGGCGGC encodes:
- a CDS encoding ABC transporter substrate-binding protein; its protein translation is MAFVQGEHTWYGATLAAEEINREGGVVVGGRAFRIELVRVDTNEITSVTDAATAVERAITAQRVDFLIGGFRSEAVLAMTEVAADYKKPFLITGAALDGILAGRVDRNYERFKYLFRVSPNKSSDLARTSLLLLGEVVQAMRQQLNLPKPKVAILAERAAWADPLVETASRLIAAPPPQGYGAEVVGVWRPSATATDVTPELTAIQRAQAQVIYTVLSGPVGVPFGRDWGRLKIPAAPVGINVEAQQETWLQATDGLGAYVATLNTLAPGVAITPKTLPFISNFQSRFKRFPIYTASGAYVALHLLKEAILRAGSLEAEAVVKALEATDHVGPSGRIVFDKVHDVTWGPGYTTGLGVQWVGNRMQAFWPRAWRAGDRVVGYAGVRPYQLPPWVVEAWRR
- a CDS encoding TetR/AcrR family transcriptional regulator — translated: MVTTTKVRILEEAAKLFTEKGYEATSVQDVAQALGLSKAALYHHFRSKEEILLAISLQALEGLVRAGEEALAHPDPKEALLRFMEAHARYFEENYPFFVTMLQGIKSLSPENRALTNRLRDRHEANLRAILRRGVEAGVFRPVDVALTGRAVLSLLNWMIRWFRPGGPMRAVEVARAYHDLILRGLEDGSTRAQGA
- a CDS encoding acyl-CoA dehydrogenase family protein, translated to MEVPEHKELRALARRFLEEAAPALREYEEKEAFPWPLVRRMGELGFLGVFVPEDLGGAGLDFFAYLALLEEMGGYASLRSILSVQQSLVLTPLLTYGTETQKKRYVPLLARGEVLGAFGLTEPEAGSDAASLRTRAYRDGDHYILEGQKTFISHGNVAEVFLIFAKTDPDKGAKGITCFLVERQDGVRTSPLKGKLGLRAADTGMVFLDGVRVPKERVLGQEGEGFRIALSTLDTGRISLAAGAVGLMGRALALSLAYVKERRQFGRPIAGFQLVQEHLAEMKLDLEASRLLTYQAAWKKVKGEPYTLEASLAKLYASEAANRVAYRAIQVHGGYGFFEEYEVARLYRDARILTLYEGTSEVQKLIIGAHLTGTKAFDPGR
- a CDS encoding serine hydrolase domain-containing protein, translating into MRLWRLLALGMALLGLALAQVREGVDLGVLQAFKARLEAEVAQGRLPGAVVLVARNGQVVFHEAVGYLDPKARTPMAKEAIFRIYSMTKPLTSVLALQLVEEGRLFLTDPLALYLPEFREIRVGVERAGPEGRPVLELAPSQRPITLYDLLRHTSGITYGIFFDSLVKQEYRKVNADALDQTREEFLAKLARLPLQFQPGTLWEYGNSTDLLGHLLERVTGKSLAELMEERIFRPLGMVDSGFQVPPEKWGRVAEPPERDPFTGTPTPLPLNVREAPKRYSGGAGAVATAQDYHRFLQALLNGGEFGGRRILSRKGVELLTQDHLGPLYLPSLQRGAPYLPGFGYGFGLGVAVRLEDGGSPLPGSKGDYYWAGLFGTYFFVDPKERLIGVFMMQNPGGRTYYAGLFRNAVYASLR